The sequence below is a genomic window from Bradyrhizobium septentrionale.
ACCTTCGGCATAGCCGAGGCCGCAGACGACGATCGCCGCAACCATCAGGAGGTCGCCGGTCAGCGACGCCGAGCCGTTGCCCGACAAGGCGAAGGCTGCGACCGTCGCGCTGCCGATGCAGGAGAACAGCCAGAACAGCGGCTTCGGCCGCTCGCCGCCGCGCAGCACAGCGAATATTGCGGTCGACAGCGGCAACAGTCCGATGAACACGATCGAATGTGCCGAGGTGATGTGCTGCAGCGCCAGCGCGGTCAGCAGCGGAAAGCCGATCACGACGCCGAGCGCGACGATGAGGAGCGACACCAAATCCTTGCGCTGCGGCCAGGGCTGCCGCAACACCGCGAGCAGCGCGGCACCGAGCAGCGCCGCGATCGCGGCGCGCGCCGAGGTCAGGAACAGCGGCGAGAACCCGGCCACCGCGACGCGGGTCGCCGGCAGCGAGCCGCTGAAGATAATCACGCCGAGCAGGCCGCTGCCCCAGCCATCGATCGAAGCCTTGTCCATCGCACCTTGCTTTCGCGCATTGCGAGATAGGGTCGAACCGCGAGCACCAGTGCGCCCCCTCTCCCGCTTGCGGGGGAGGGTTGGGGTGGGGGTATCACCGCGAGTCGTATCGTGGAAAGATCCCCCACCCGCCGCGCTACGCGCGTCGACCTCCCCCGCAAGCGGGAGAGGTGCAGCGAGCCTGCCGCCAGACCGATTCAACCGAATCTCATCTTGCTCGTCCCAGCGAACATAGCGGTCGGGGGCTCGCCAAGGCAGCTACAGATCAGTACAATATCGCAAAACTGTATGGATGAAGGTAGGCATACACTTGCAACAGCCATCCGATGCGCCGCAATCCGATCCGCCGAGAGCGACGCGGACCACCGACGTGATGAACGCGATCCGCGCCAGGGTGGCGAGCCGGGCGCTGGTGGCCGACGACCGCCTGCCCTCGATCCGCGGCCTTGCCGCCACGATGGGCGTCTCGCCCTCCACCGTCGTCGAGGCCTATGACCGACTGGTGGCCGAGGGCCTGATCCGCCCGCGGCCCGGCTCCGGCTTCTATGTCTCTTCAACCGCGCTGCCGCCGCTCGCGCTGGCCAAGGACCAGCCGCAGCGCGACCGCGCCGTCGATCCGTTCTGGGTGTCGCGGCAATCGCTCGATGCCGAAGACGGCGCGCTGAAGCCGGGCTGCGGCTGGCTGCCGGCCGAATGGATGCCGACCGAAGCGCTGCGACGCGCATTGCGCAGCCTGGCGCGGGCCGATGACGCCGTGCTTTCCGACTATGGCGCGACCCGCGGCTCGCTCGCACTGCGTCGCATCCTGATGGCGCGGTTCGCCGACGAGGGCCTCGAGGTCCCGCCGGAGCAGCTCCTGCTCACCGCGTCCGGCACCCAGGCGATCGATTTGGTCTGCCGCTTCCTGCTGCGGCCCGGCGACACCGTGCTGGTCGACGATCCCTGCTACTTCAATTTCCGGGCGCTGCTGCGCGCGCATCAGGTGAAAATCGTCAGCGTGCCCTACACCGCGTCAGGGCCCGACGTCGCAAGCTTCGAAGCGGTGCTGGCCGCCGAGCGGCCAAGGCTCTATGTCACCAATTCGGCGCTGCATAATCCGACCGGCGCGACGCTGTCGCCGCAAACCGCGCATCGCGTGCTGAATGCCGCGGCGGCCCATGATCTGACGATTGTCGAGGACGATATCTTCGCCGATTTCGAGCCGGAGCCGTCGGCGCGGCTCGCCGCGCTCGACGGGCTCAACCGTGTGATCCGGATCGGCAGCTTCTCCAAGACGCTGTCGGCCTCGGTGCGCTGCGGCTTCATCGCCGCACGGACGGACTGGATCGAAGATCTCGTCGACCTCCAGGTCGCGACCGGTTTTGGCGGCCCGAGCGCGGTCGCAACCGAAATCATCGCGAGCGTGCTGTCGAGCGGTTTCTATCGCAAGCATGTCGAGGAGCTGCGAAGGCGCCTCGCCCGCGCCCGCCGCGACGTCGGCGACAGACTGCAGCGCATCGGCATCGAGCCCTGGCTGATGCCGCGCGGCGGCTTCTATCTGTGGTGCGAGTTGCCCGACGGCCGCGATTCCGCCGACGTGGCGCGCGCGGCGCTCGCCGACAATGTCGTGCTGGCGCCCGGCAACGTATTCAGCGCCTCGCAGACGGCATCCGCCTTCATGCGCTTCAACGTCGCGCAATGCCGCGACCCCAGGCTGATGCCGGCCTTGCAGCGGGCGATCCGGCGGTAGAGCGCGATGAGATTGGGTTGAATAGCCGCCGCGACGGCGCTGCGCTCCCTCGCCCCGTCCCTTCACGGGGAGAGGGTTGGGTGAGGGGCTATCTCCGCATAAGCGGTGATAGCTGCGCTCGCGGAGACTCCCCCTCACCCGGAACGCATCTCGCGATGCGTTCCGACCTCTCCCCGCACGCGGGGCGAGGTGAAGCAGAGTCCACTGCCCGAGCACCTGACCGACGCGGCGACTACTTCTCACCCACCTTAAACGGCTCCTCCTTGCCAGGCGGCACGGTCTCCTCGGCCATCGCCAGGATCATCGCGACCATCACGTAATTGCCGGCGAGCGCGGTGAGATCGACGATCTGCTGGTCGTTGAAGATTTTCTTGGCCCGCGCATAGGTCTCGTCGGAGACCTTCTTGGTCGTGGTCAGCTCGGTGACGAAATCGTACACGACGGCCTCGTCCTCGGCCATTTTCGACGGCCGGTTGCCGGCCTTCAGCTCGGCGATCACGTCAGCCGACAGCCCGGCCTTGGCCGCGAGCGGTGCATGCGCGAACCATTCGACCTGCGAGCGCCACTGCCGGCCGATGATCAGGATCGCGAACTCGTTCAGCCTGGTCGGCACCGAGGTCTGCCAGCGCAGGTAATAAAAGAGATCGTAGAGGCGCTGGCCGAGCACCGGGCTCCTGATGATCGGATTGTAGGGTCCGCCGATGCCGACGCTCGACACCTTCATGATCTGCTCGCCGAGCGGCTTTTGCAGATCGTTGAGCTGCTCCATGGTGAGCTGCGGGAAGCGCGGCTCCTTGCTGGTGGCGGGCGCCGAGAACATCGTGGCCGCGAGCCAGCCACCGGCCGCGGCCAGCGTGAGCGACGACAGCCAGACGGTTGCTGATTGCATGATTTCCTCCGATTCTTGCTTTTGACGGAGGCATGCTAGTCGAGCCGTGATGCGCCTGCCAGCCGCGCCGCGCGCAGGTCAGCCCGTCACAGCGCGACGATATCGGTGAGGCATTGCTGCGTGACGCTCATCCGCGCGTCGATCTGCGCCTGGGTCTTGCAGTCCATGTTCATCGCGAACACGGTGACGTCACTGCCCCTTCTCGACCCAGCCGACCAGCCAGCCGAGCGAGCCGTGCTCCTTGTCGGTCAGTCCGGTCTTGGCGCGAATGACGGCGTCGCCGACCTTCGTCACCGGAAGGATGTCGCACACCAGCTGCTGGCTGCGCTTGCCGACCGGCAGCACGCCGCGGCGCAGCCGGTCGAGGAAATCGATCTGCTGCACCGGATCGATCCGCAAATTGCCGGTCACCCAGAACTGGTCGATGCCGCCGCCGACGTCGCGGTTGCCGTAGTCGATGATGTCGACGTACTTCTTCATCCGCTCCTCGCCGATCCGGCGGGCGATCTCCTGAAACACCGGGAACGCCGACACCGCGAGCGCCGAGCGCAACGTGTGATCCTCGTTCCAGGCCTCGATCCTGCGCGTTGTGCCGTCCCACTTGAAGACGTCCTTGTCGGGGTCCTGCACCACGCCGGTCTCGAGCGCGATCAGCGCGTTCGGGATCTTGAAGGTCGAGGCCGGCAATTTGCCCTCGCCCGAGCGCACCTTGTCGCTCGCGATGATCAGATAATCGTCGACCTTGTAGCCGACGAAGGTACCTTCGGTGCCGAGATCGAAGAAGCGCTTTGCCAGATCCTCGCGAAACTCGCTGCGCTGGTAGGACACGTTGGCGAAGCTGCGCGACGGCAGAATGCCTGCGGCAGCAAGCAGACCGAGCGCATGGCGGCGATTGATCACGAGGAGACCTGAACAGTTCGGGTTGACGACGATGCTGATGCCATCGTGGTAAAACGATGGCAATCGGACTTGCTTGTTTGACGCATTTTCTTCACGCGAACCGGTGCCCACTTCGCTCGAAAACGCTATCGCTATCGCACCCGGCCCGACAGCCGCAGCACGAACACCAAGACCTCCGCGACGGCCTTGTAGAGCTCGGCCGGGATCTCGTCGCCGAGCTCGACGTTGGAGAGCGCGCCGGCCAAAACCTCGTTCTCCTCGATCGGGATATCGTTGGCTTTGGCGACCTCGATGATCTTGGCGCCAATCGCGCCCTTGCCTTTGGCCACCACGCGCGGCGCGCCGGAATGGTCGTAATGCAGGGCGACCGCGAGCTGGCTGTTCGCGTCGCTCATGATGCGCGGTCCAGGAAGTGGCCGGCGCGCGCGGGCGCAGGTTGCGGCGGGCTGCCGTCGCGGATCTCGATGTCGCCGGGTGTGAGCTCGGCCCTGCTCAGTGCCTGGCTGAGCTCGGATGCGCCGGCGCGCAGCTGCGCGGCGGTCGAGGGACGCTCGGCCCACATCCGCACCGAGGTGCGCTCGCCGTTCAACGAGACCAGCGCGTGCACCGGGCCGGCCGGCTCGACGTCGAGCGTGAAGCGCGCCCGCCATACCCGCTTGGCGGCCTCGACCTCATTGCCGCCGCCGTCGTGGGAAATCTCGAACTGCGCCATCGCCGTGCCCTGCTGGGTCAGGAACGGGATCTCGAAATTCCAGCGCGGCACCATCGCGTCGAGCTGCGGACGCTGGCCATCGCCGCGATCCGGCAGCGAGGCGACCTGGAGCAGCGTCTGCCGCGCCAGTGCCGCGTCGGTGTTTTCCAGGAGGCGATGCGCGGCGGCAGCAATCGGCGTGCCCGGCGCGATCGACGGCTCGGCCACGGCCTGCGCCGACGGCAGCGCGCCGTGAAACGGCGGTGGCGGCGTGTTACTGCGTGCGGACACTTCGCCCGGCAGCATCTCCCTTGGCGCGGCGGCCTGCCGTGCCGGGTTGCCGAGCTCGTGCAGCGCTTCCTGAATGAGATTGAGCGTGCCGCCCGCCGACGGCCCGGCATCGAGCGCATCCGCGAGAACCCCGGCGAGCCCAGTGGCGCCGCGGCTGAGATCGTCGGCAACCGGCACGCGGGCCTGCGGCAGCAGGATTTCCTGAACGTCGAGGTCGCCCGTTGGCGCCGGCACGATGCTCGGCGCCGTGCCGGCATTGGCAAGCGTCGGTTGCTGGAGTGGCGTGGATGCAGGCTTGGCGGTGTCGCCGGCACCAAGCGACGTCAGCGCCTGGCGCAGCACGATCAGCGCGGCCTTCAGATCGGGCGCGCTGCCGCTCGCGGGCGCAACGCCCGAGGCAAGCGTCGCCTCGAACAACAGGCCGGATTTCTGGAAGCCGGTCTTGACGGCATCGCCGCTCAGATTCTCGTCGAGGCCGGTCTGCTGCGCCAGCACCTGTGCGATCGCGGCCTGAAGCTTTGGCGGCAGATTGGCCGAGGCGACCGCCGCGAGATTGGCAAATAGCGGCGCCTGGCTGCCCTGCACCGCCGCCGCGTTCTGGGCCGTTGCGGTGATGGTGACGCGCTCGAGCGGCGTCAGCACCGCCTTCGGCGCCGTGGCGACGGGCTGCGACGCGGCGCTGACGTCGGCCGCCCCCTGGGCATGCGGCGACAGCTGCACCGCATCGCCGGCGTCGGCGCCCGGCCCGACCAGTTGCAGGCGGACGCTGCCGTCACTGGTCTGCGACACCGCAAGCTGCAAATTCTGGCCCTGCTGCAGCGGCACCTCGGTCTGGACGTCGATCGACAGGCTCGCGATCGCGATCCGCACCAGATCGGCCGACAGCACCTTCAAGACCTGCGCGTTGACGACGCTGCCCGCCTCGAGCGTGAGGTCTGGCGCAACACTGCCCGCCTCGTTCGAGGCAAGCACCGGCAGCACGGGATTGATCGCAAGTGCCATGTCGAAGGTTTCGGCCAGGCGCGAGGGACGTGCCGCAGGCTAGCCCGGCGCCGTAAACCCCTCGTTAACCGGCGGCCGGCTTGAGCTCCCTCAGGACGCCGGCGGCGGCCTTGAAATCGACCTGCCGGGCGGTGCGGCGGACGGCGACCTCCTCGTCGACGCCCCATTTCTCGATGTTCCAGTCCTCGTCGACATGGGCGGCGGCCCAGATCTGGTCCTCGTCGCAGACACCATGCATCAAGGCCAGCGCCAGCAGCGCCGAGCCGGTCAGCGTCGTCACCACATGGAGCGCCGCGACCGACCATGGATCGGCCGGGAACGCCGCGCGCGCCGCCTTGATCGCGGGCTCGGGCTGGCCGACATGCATCACCCCCTCGGCCATCACGAAATGGGCGCCGAGCGCATCGGCGGCCCAGAACAGGATCGGGTCCCAATGCCGGGCCTCGCGCGCCACCAGGGAATCGGGATGGCCGGCGCGATAGAACAGCAGGTCGCTGCCGAGGAATTTTGCGGCGTCGTCGGCGACCTCGTCGACGCGATCGATCACCCCCTCGATCACGCTGTTGGCTAGCCGCGTCAGCGGCATGGTCATGGGATCGATGGTCTCGCCCTGCGCATTCCATTCCGCCGCGACCGCGTCCGCAAGGGCGCGCGTCGGCACCACGATCGGCTTGCCGGACGGCGAGCGGATCTGCTTGCCATCGAGCGTGATCGCAAATCCGCCACTGGCGTCAGTGACGCCGGCGCCGGTGTAGAAGCGCTTGCGCCGGGGCGTGCGGATGTGGCGCCGCACCGCCTCCTGCGGATCGAGCGGGGATTGTTCGGCGGGTTCGTCAAACAGTTCGCGCATCGCGCCGGCCAGCTTTCGTTCAGATGGATTTGCCCGCAAGATATGTCAGGGACAACGGCAAATAAAGCTGATGCGACGCGTCAAATTTCGCCCGTCTCGGCGGTTTTCGAAGCCGCCACCGCCGATCCCGGGTTCCGTTGACCGGCCCGTCCGATGACCCCGGATTGTCTGGCAGAAGCGAACGTGGCTAAAGCCAGCCATCACGCTTGAAACGCGCATAGAGCAGAGCGCAGGTGCCGAGGATACCGGCCAGCACATAGTAGTAGCCGTATTCCCACTTCAGCTCCGGCATGTGCTCGAAGTTCATGCCGTAGATGCCGGCAATCGCCGTCGGCACGGCGAGGATCGCGGCCCATGCCGCCAGCCTGCGGGTGATCGCCGTCTGTTGCGCCTGTCCGGCCATCATGCTGGCTTCGAACACGAAGGCCAGAATTTCGCGGAGCGAATCGATATCCTCTTCGGCCCGCTTGGCATGATCGAGCACGTCGCGGAACAGCGGCTTCATTTCCTTGTCCATCGCGATCAGATCGGCATGCTCAAGCCGTTTGCAGACATTGACCACCGGACCGACCGCGCGCCGCAGACTGAGCAGATCCCGCCGCAACCTGTACAAGCGGTCGAATTCCCGCCGGACCAGCGACCTCTGCAGTACTTCCTTTTCGAGCTCTTCTGCCTCGGTCTGCACGCTTTCGATAACGGGTCCGTAATTGTCGACGATGAAGTCCAGGATGGCGTAGAGGATGTAGTCCTCGCCCTGCGAAAGCGAAGCCGGACATGACTCGCAGCGAGCCCGAACAGCCTTGTAAGAACTCGATGCGCCATGCCGCACCGAGACGACGTAGCCGGTTCCGAGAAAGATATGCGTCTCGCCGAATGCGATCTCGTCATCGACGATTTGCGCGGTGCGCGCCACCACGAACAACGCGTCGTCGTACTGCTCGACCTTTGGCTGCTGATGTGCAGTGGAGGCGTCTTCGATCGCCAGGGGGTGCAGGTCCAGCTGCGCGGCAACGCGCTCGAGCAGCGCCTTGTCAGGCTCATGCAACCCGATCCAGACCACATGGCCGGATTTCTTCGACCACTCGCCGGCTTCCTCGATCGAAATATCGGAAACGCGTCGCCCGCTGACATAGACGCTCGCTGCGACCACGCCTGGCTCGCTCGGCGAGAGGCGCTCCGGCGCGGAATTGACTTCGACAGGTCGTAGGCGAGCCCGCTGTCTCAAGACTGTCGCTCCCTGCACCATTGAACTGCTGCAGACAAACGTCCGCGCCGCAGGTCTCGTTCCAGATGCATCAGATATGGTCGCCCCGCAACCTGAATTCTACAGGCTCCTATATCATGCCTATACGGAC
It includes:
- a CDS encoding DMT family transporter — protein: MDKASIDGWGSGLLGVIIFSGSLPATRVAVAGFSPLFLTSARAAIAALLGAALLAVLRQPWPQRKDLVSLLIVALGVVIGFPLLTALALQHITSAHSIVFIGLLPLSTAIFAVLRGGERPKPLFWLFSCIGSATVAAFALSGNGSASLTGDLLMVAAIVVCGLGYAEGAALSRRLGGWQVISWALVLSAPVVLLMTIMTLPPNWDGIGAPAWLGLAYVSIFSMLVGFVFWYRGLAIGGIASVGQLQLLQPFFGLALAGLLLHEPVAWSMITATMLVVVCVVFARRFA
- a CDS encoding PLP-dependent aminotransferase family protein, translated to MNAIRARVASRALVADDRLPSIRGLAATMGVSPSTVVEAYDRLVAEGLIRPRPGSGFYVSSTALPPLALAKDQPQRDRAVDPFWVSRQSLDAEDGALKPGCGWLPAEWMPTEALRRALRSLARADDAVLSDYGATRGSLALRRILMARFADEGLEVPPEQLLLTASGTQAIDLVCRFLLRPGDTVLVDDPCYFNFRALLRAHQVKIVSVPYTASGPDVASFEAVLAAERPRLYVTNSALHNPTGATLSPQTAHRVLNAAAAHDLTIVEDDIFADFEPEPSARLAALDGLNRVIRIGSFSKTLSASVRCGFIAARTDWIEDLVDLQVATGFGGPSAVATEIIASVLSSGFYRKHVEELRRRLARARRDVGDRLQRIGIEPWLMPRGGFYLWCELPDGRDSADVARAALADNVVLAPGNVFSASQTASAFMRFNVAQCRDPRLMPALQRAIRR
- a CDS encoding carboxymuconolactone decarboxylase family protein, with amino-acid sequence MQSATVWLSSLTLAAAGGWLAATMFSAPATSKEPRFPQLTMEQLNDLQKPLGEQIMKVSSVGIGGPYNPIIRSPVLGQRLYDLFYYLRWQTSVPTRLNEFAILIIGRQWRSQVEWFAHAPLAAKAGLSADVIAELKAGNRPSKMAEDEAVVYDFVTELTTTKKVSDETYARAKKIFNDQQIVDLTALAGNYVMVAMILAMAEETVPPGKEEPFKVGEK
- a CDS encoding EscU/YscU/HrcU family type III secretion system export apparatus switch protein, coding for MSDANSQLAVALHYDHSGAPRVVAKGKGAIGAKIIEVAKANDIPIEENEVLAGALSNVELGDEIPAELYKAVAEVLVFVLRLSGRVR
- a CDS encoding flagellar hook-length control protein FliK, which translates into the protein MALAINPVLPVLASNEAGSVAPDLTLEAGSVVNAQVLKVLSADLVRIAIASLSIDVQTEVPLQQGQNLQLAVSQTSDGSVRLQLVGPGADAGDAVQLSPHAQGAADVSAASQPVATAPKAVLTPLERVTITATAQNAAAVQGSQAPLFANLAAVASANLPPKLQAAIAQVLAQQTGLDENLSGDAVKTGFQKSGLLFEATLASGVAPASGSAPDLKAALIVLRQALTSLGAGDTAKPASTPLQQPTLANAGTAPSIVPAPTGDLDVQEILLPQARVPVADDLSRGATGLAGVLADALDAGPSAGGTLNLIQEALHELGNPARQAAAPREMLPGEVSARSNTPPPPFHGALPSAQAVAEPSIAPGTPIAAAAHRLLENTDAALARQTLLQVASLPDRGDGQRPQLDAMVPRWNFEIPFLTQQGTAMAQFEISHDGGGNEVEAAKRVWRARFTLDVEPAGPVHALVSLNGERTSVRMWAERPSTAAQLRAGASELSQALSRAELTPGDIEIRDGSPPQPAPARAGHFLDRAS
- a CDS encoding ATP12 family chaperone protein, whose protein sequence is MRELFDEPAEQSPLDPQEAVRRHIRTPRRKRFYTGAGVTDASGGFAITLDGKQIRSPSGKPIVVPTRALADAVAAEWNAQGETIDPMTMPLTRLANSVIEGVIDRVDEVADDAAKFLGSDLLFYRAGHPDSLVAREARHWDPILFWAADALGAHFVMAEGVMHVGQPEPAIKAARAAFPADPWSVAALHVVTTLTGSALLALALMHGVCDEDQIWAAAHVDEDWNIEKWGVDEEVAVRRTARQVDFKAAAGVLRELKPAAG
- the corA gene encoding magnesium/cobalt transporter CorA, with translation MVQGATVLRQRARLRPVEVNSAPERLSPSEPGVVAASVYVSGRRVSDISIEEAGEWSKKSGHVVWIGLHEPDKALLERVAAQLDLHPLAIEDASTAHQQPKVEQYDDALFVVARTAQIVDDEIAFGETHIFLGTGYVVSVRHGASSSYKAVRARCESCPASLSQGEDYILYAILDFIVDNYGPVIESVQTEAEELEKEVLQRSLVRREFDRLYRLRRDLLSLRRAVGPVVNVCKRLEHADLIAMDKEMKPLFRDVLDHAKRAEEDIDSLREILAFVFEASMMAGQAQQTAITRRLAAWAAILAVPTAIAGIYGMNFEHMPELKWEYGYYYVLAGILGTCALLYARFKRDGWL